In Musa acuminata AAA Group cultivar baxijiao chromosome BXJ3-11, Cavendish_Baxijiao_AAA, whole genome shotgun sequence, one DNA window encodes the following:
- the LOC135652385 gene encoding uncharacterized protein LOC135652385, producing MAIAALRRIPVHLARSDPFIYLRPLARPCSSSSSAAIAPSSSGSKKVADRIVKLHAVDPEGSKREVVGLSGQTLLRALINAGLIDPASHRLEEIDACSAECEVHIAQQWLDKLPSASYDERYVLTRASRDRILNKHARLGCQVVLQPELQGMVVAVPEPKPWDTP from the coding sequence ATGGCGATCGCCGCCCTGCGTCGGATCCCTGTCCACCTCGCTCGATCCGATCCCTTCATCTATCTCCGGCCCCTTGCACGCCCCTGCTCCTCTTCATCTTCCGCTGCCATCGCTCCCTCCTCCTCCGGTTCCAAGAAGGTCGCCGACCGGATCGTCAAACTGCACGCCGTCGATCCCGAAGGAAGCAAGCGTGAAGTGGTCGGACTCTCCGGTCAGACGCTTCTCCGCGCTCTGATCAACGCCGGCCTCATCGACCCCGCGTCCCACCGCTTGGAGGAGATCGACGCCTGCTCCGCGGAGTGCGAGGTCCACATCGCGCAGCAGTGGCTCGACAAGCTTCCGTCGGCGTCCTACGACGAGCGTTACGTTCTCACCAGGGCCTCCAGGGACCGCATCCTCAACAAGCACGCCAGGCTCGGGTGCCAGGTCGTTCTCCAGCCCGAGCTGCAAGGTATGGTTGTTGCCGTCCCGGAGCCCAAGCCTTGGGACACCCCCTAG